In one window of Pseudobdellovibrionaceae bacterium DNA:
- a CDS encoding flagellin FliC — translation MPLRVTTNVASLNAQNTLARSQRAVDKSFAQLSSGSRITKAADDAAGLSISENLKSTIRGFTQAQRNAGDGISLVQVAEGGLNEISNILTRLRELGVQAATDTVGDVERTFIDKEVQQLKQEVQRIAESTRYGSTRLLDGSGEVFEFQVGIDADEFKDRISFDSGTQVATADELNISDFDFTSKEGARDALTTLENSQRTVNGYRANLGAIQNRLVSTAENLGVAIENFSAANSRVRDTDIAQSSAELTRNNILLNASVGVLAQANQFPQAALRLIG, via the coding sequence ATGCCATTACGAGTTACCACAAACGTTGCGTCATTGAACGCCCAAAACACTTTGGCCCGTAGTCAACGAGCCGTAGATAAAAGTTTCGCCCAGTTGTCATCGGGCAGTCGAATTACAAAAGCAGCCGACGATGCTGCTGGTCTTTCGATCAGTGAAAACCTCAAATCCACAATTCGTGGGTTCACCCAAGCGCAGAGAAATGCTGGCGATGGTATTTCCTTGGTGCAAGTTGCTGAAGGAGGTCTCAATGAGATCAGTAACATCCTAACGCGTTTACGTGAGTTGGGTGTGCAAGCAGCTACTGATACGGTAGGTGATGTAGAGAGGACTTTTATCGATAAAGAAGTGCAACAGCTAAAACAAGAAGTTCAGCGTATTGCTGAATCCACTCGCTATGGCTCTACACGACTATTAGATGGATCCGGAGAAGTATTTGAGTTCCAAGTTGGAATAGATGCTGATGAATTCAAAGACCGAATTTCTTTCGACTCTGGAACCCAAGTCGCAACGGCAGATGAACTTAATATATCAGATTTTGATTTTACATCAAAAGAAGGTGCAAGGGACGCACTCACTACACTTGAGAACTCACAACGGACTGTGAACGGCTATCGAGCCAACTTAGGTGCCATTCAAAACCGACTCGTTTCTACGGCTGAAAACTTAGGTGTGGCTATTGAGAATTTCTCGGCAGCTAACTCTCGAGTTCGCGATACTGATATCGCCCAGTCTTCTGCAGAGCTAACAAGAAACAACATCTTGTTGAATGCTTCTGTAGGCGTGTTGGCCCAGGCAAACCAGTTCCCACAAGCGGCATTGAGACTTATTGGGTAA
- a CDS encoding host attachment protein: MKQIVIAHRAGAQVFDYLGNNKFELVSDHPNPLGRLKNKSMTDDQPGLSRAKSMTASPHSLSKEKSKHDEAAEQFAIDLAKTLESNLKGNSKLNYLIVAEPGFMGELKKNLETPALEDQLQYTNKDLVNTPQIEWAKILGL; the protein is encoded by the coding sequence ATGAAACAAATCGTAATCGCCCACCGGGCGGGCGCCCAGGTTTTTGATTATCTTGGAAATAACAAGTTTGAATTGGTCTCCGACCATCCCAATCCGTTAGGACGCCTCAAGAATAAATCAATGACCGACGATCAGCCAGGGTTGAGTCGCGCCAAATCAATGACTGCCTCTCCGCACAGCCTGAGCAAAGAAAAAAGCAAACACGATGAGGCAGCAGAACAGTTTGCCATTGATCTTGCGAAAACCTTGGAATCTAACCTCAAAGGCAATTCGAAACTTAACTATCTAATTGTGGCAGAACCTGGTTTTATGGGTGAGCTTAAAAAGAATCTAGAAACACCAGCCCTTGAGGATCAACTGCAATATACCAACAAAGATTTGGTGAATACGCCACAAATTGAGTGGGCAAAAATACTCGGGCTTTAG
- a CDS encoding flagellin FliC produces the protein MGLRINTNLPTINAHRRLSQNQKRLEHAQAAMASGKRIIQAADDAAGLSISENIRGQVRGIRMAAQNAMNAQSVIQISEGGLNEISNILIRLRELGVQGASDTVSDVEREFLDTEGKQLIKELDRIAQSTRFGNKVLLDGSGGEVEFHVGAYGGDENVITANLDADARASTLGVDGLTIASKDDSRDALEQVDDAIIKLGKMRADMGAVQSRLNVTNANLGIQNENLSAAQSRIADADIAYESAELASATILQNAAISVLSSANSNGVSALKLIG, from the coding sequence ATGGGCTTAAGAATCAATACAAACCTACCGACGATCAACGCACATCGACGGTTGTCACAAAACCAAAAGCGCTTAGAGCATGCTCAAGCCGCTATGGCATCTGGTAAGAGAATCATTCAAGCAGCGGATGATGCAGCCGGATTGTCAATTTCAGAAAACATTCGCGGTCAGGTTCGCGGTATTCGAATGGCCGCACAAAACGCGATGAACGCTCAATCTGTAATTCAAATCAGTGAAGGTGGATTGAACGAAATTAGTAACATCCTTATTCGTTTACGTGAATTGGGTGTACAAGGTGCCAGCGACACTGTGAGTGACGTTGAGCGAGAGTTTCTAGACACAGAAGGAAAGCAACTGATCAAAGAATTAGACCGTATTGCGCAATCCACACGCTTTGGTAACAAAGTCCTACTTGATGGAAGTGGTGGAGAAGTTGAATTCCACGTAGGTGCCTACGGCGGAGATGAAAACGTGATCACGGCTAACCTTGATGCTGATGCGCGAGCCAGCACATTAGGTGTAGATGGTTTAACCATAGCTTCAAAAGACGACAGTCGGGATGCTTTAGAGCAAGTTGATGATGCCATCATTAAGCTTGGTAAAATGCGTGCCGACATGGGTGCTGTACAAAGTCGTTTGAATGTGACCAACGCAAACTTGGGCATTCAAAATGAAAACTTGTCGGCTGCCCAATCGCGAATTGCTGATGCAGATATCGCCTATGAAAGTGCCGAGCTGGCTTCTGCTACGATTTTGCAAAACGCAGCCATCTCTGTACTATCAAGCGCAAACTCCAATGGAGTTTCTGCACTGAAGTTAATTGGTTAA
- a CDS encoding flagellin FliC produces MSLRLNSDVATAGSRRFIEKSSREMEGALKALASGSRINNARDDAAGFAISERLRGQLSGTEQAKFNAQSATALVQTAEGGLNEQNNILIRLRELAVNSASDTVGDEERGFLEVEFQQLVSEFDRIAKSTRFGNKQLLTGSNEEFSFHVGPFRGDENIVEFTLDADTTSGEVGIQGLKISDQDDALDAMEDIDKAVLKVAGARSKLGAVQSRFQYLIDNLDVQRENLMEAHSLITDADVAEEVSRLTHSKILQESGLMALAQANQSATSVLRLVAI; encoded by the coding sequence ATGTCTTTGCGACTCAATTCTGATGTGGCCACAGCCGGGTCACGTCGATTCATAGAAAAATCTTCTAGAGAAATGGAGGGAGCCCTAAAGGCCTTGGCCTCGGGCTCTCGAATTAATAATGCCAGGGATGATGCGGCCGGGTTTGCGATTAGCGAGAGGCTGCGAGGTCAGTTGAGTGGCACCGAGCAGGCCAAGTTCAATGCTCAAAGTGCCACGGCGCTCGTGCAAACAGCCGAAGGGGGGTTGAACGAGCAGAACAATATATTGATAAGACTTCGTGAGCTGGCGGTGAACTCGGCCAGCGATACCGTCGGTGACGAGGAGCGGGGCTTTTTAGAAGTGGAGTTCCAACAGTTAGTGAGCGAGTTTGATCGGATTGCCAAATCCACCCGATTTGGAAATAAACAGCTACTAACCGGGTCCAACGAGGAGTTTTCCTTTCATGTGGGCCCTTTTAGAGGTGATGAAAACATAGTGGAATTCACGCTTGATGCAGATACCACCTCGGGGGAGGTGGGAATTCAGGGGCTAAAAATCAGCGATCAAGACGACGCTCTTGATGCCATGGAAGATATAGACAAAGCTGTGCTCAAGGTGGCGGGGGCTAGATCAAAGTTGGGGGCCGTACAAAGTCGATTTCAATATCTAATAGATAACTTGGATGTGCAGCGAGAGAACCTTATGGAGGCCCACTCATTGATCACAGATGCAGACGTGGCTGAAGAGGTGTCGCGCTTAACTCATTCCAAAATCTTGCAAGAGTCAGGGCTTATGGCTCTAGCTCAGGCCAATCAATCGGCAACTTCTGTGTTGCGGCTTGTGGCCATTTAA